A region of Deltaproteobacteria bacterium DNA encodes the following proteins:
- a CDS encoding OmpA family protein translates to MLRKSLVGIICLSLFAVSGCMVSKKDYLLKSGEAEKCATDLSRKTDENLALKKELSSTQESLQQQTNRGDECEKNLQTVTGERDGLRGELDKSEAVNEELRSQNDRLGDLLKSKEISQSQIIQETMNINKRLQGTNADLREKIVAKDAEFRILRTDLERVKSENDALKVQKEEELQKLKAAYDELVSGLKTEIEAGEIQIKRMKDRLSVNMVEKILFDSGKADLKQSGIAVLSKVGTQLNRIKGKRIQIEGHTDNVPIGGRLKEKFPSNWELSSSRALAVVHFLQDKIGIDPEKLSAAGYGEYQPVASNETAEGKAANRRIEIVLLPPYEKLSEAQESTN, encoded by the coding sequence ATGTTGAGAAAAAGTCTGGTGGGGATTATTTGCCTTTCCCTCTTTGCTGTTTCGGGGTGCATGGTCAGTAAGAAAGATTACCTGTTAAAATCCGGCGAGGCGGAAAAGTGCGCGACCGATCTCAGCCGGAAGACCGATGAGAATCTAGCCCTGAAAAAGGAGCTTTCTTCCACCCAGGAGAGTCTGCAGCAGCAGACAAACAGGGGGGACGAGTGCGAAAAGAACCTTCAGACCGTAACCGGTGAGAGGGATGGCCTTCGGGGCGAGCTGGATAAATCGGAGGCGGTCAATGAGGAGTTGAGATCCCAGAACGACAGGTTGGGAGATCTTCTCAAGAGCAAGGAAATCTCTCAGTCCCAGATCATCCAGGAGACCATGAATATCAACAAGAGGCTTCAGGGGACAAACGCCGACCTGCGGGAAAAAATCGTAGCGAAGGATGCGGAATTCCGGATCCTGAGAACGGACCTGGAAAGGGTTAAGAGTGAAAACGACGCTCTGAAGGTTCAAAAAGAGGAGGAACTCCAGAAACTCAAAGCCGCCTACGATGAGTTGGTGAGCGGGCTTAAGACCGAGATCGAGGCCGGCGAAATCCAGATCAAGAGGATGAAGGACAGGCTCTCCGTCAACATGGTTGAGAAGATCCTTTTTGACTCGGGCAAGGCCGATCTCAAACAGTCGGGGATCGCCGTCCTGTCCAAGGTGGGGACCCAGCTGAACAGGATCAAGGGAAAGAGGATCCAGATCGAGGGACATACCGACAACGTTCCCATTGGGGGCCGCCTGAAGGAAAAATTCCCCAGCAATTGGGAACTGTCCTCCAGCAGGGCGTTGGCTGTTGTCCACTTTCTCCAGGATAAGATAGGGATCGATCCGGAGAAACTGTCCGCCGCCGGTTACGGTGAGTACCAGCCGGTCGCATCCAATGAAACAGCTGAAGGCAAGGCGGCGAACCGGAGGATTGAGATCGTCCTGCTCCCGCCTTATGAGAAGTTGAGCGAGGCCCAGGAGAGTACTAATTGA
- a CDS encoding HAD family hydrolase, producing the protein MKGIKGLLLDLDGTLLDIKVSFFLDTMMKSMGDHFLSLLEPDSFNRGFLGSVDELISFPRADGETNQEGFYRVFSELTGLAPEAAQEGFDAYYRDVFPVFSEYGSYIDDAPELVEAAYESGLVLALATNPIFPRAAVLERMRWGNLSPEPFTFIAALENTKACKPQTEFFTALADVLDVNPEQCLMVGNDMAHDLAAASAGMRTYLAEPHLARKDASCNVPDGRGFLRDLGRTLELW; encoded by the coding sequence GTGAAAGGCATCAAGGGTCTTCTGCTTGACCTCGATGGAACCCTGCTTGACATCAAGGTCTCTTTCTTCCTGGACACAATGATGAAATCCATGGGCGACCATTTCCTGTCCCTTCTGGAACCGGATTCCTTCAACAGAGGTTTCCTGGGCAGCGTAGACGAGCTTATCTCTTTTCCACGTGCCGATGGTGAAACCAACCAGGAAGGGTTTTACCGCGTATTTTCCGAACTGACGGGTCTTGCTCCTGAAGCAGCGCAGGAAGGCTTCGACGCGTATTACAGGGACGTCTTCCCCGTGTTTTCCGAATATGGGTCGTATATCGATGACGCCCCTGAGCTCGTTGAAGCGGCCTACGAAAGCGGCCTGGTCCTGGCCCTGGCCACCAACCCGATCTTTCCGCGGGCCGCGGTGCTCGAAAGGATGCGCTGGGGAAACCTATCCCCTGAACCTTTCACCTTCATCGCCGCATTGGAGAATACGAAGGCCTGCAAACCACAGACCGAGTTCTTTACGGCGCTGGCGGACGTTCTGGATGTAAACCCCGAACAGTGCCTCATGGTGGGCAACGATATGGCACACGATCTGGCCGCGGCCTCAGCCGGCATGAGAACCTACCTGGCCGAGCCTCATCTGGCCAGGAAAGACGCTTCCTGCAATGTCCCGGACGGCAGGGGATTTCTGAGGGATCTTGGAAGGACCCTGGAGCTGTGGTGA
- a CDS encoding DUF2905 domain-containing protein — translation MTPLGMMGKFLVILGIALVLLGVFLMVAPRIPWIGHLPGDIIIRKKNTVIYFPLVTSLLISLILTILFNIFRS, via the coding sequence ATGACACCGTTGGGCATGATGGGAAAATTCCTCGTTATCCTGGGCATCGCCCTGGTACTGCTCGGAGTCTTCCTTATGGTAGCGCCACGGATCCCGTGGATCGGCCATCTCCCCGGGGATATCATTATCCGGAAGAAAAATACCGTAATCTACTTCCCACTGGTCACGAGCCTGCTGATCAGCCTGATCCTGACTATCCTTTTTAATATCTTCCGGTCCTAG
- a CDS encoding site-2 protease family protein — protein sequence MRDVNPRHERRWIHYVLFAATFMTTTAAGALQEGINPLANPSGLAKGLPFSLTIMAILLGHEMGHYIASYRNHVPATLPYFIPAPSFIGTFGAVIRMKGAIWDRRTLLDIGASGPIVGFILALPALIVGFALSPVVATGQGAGGLVLGNSLMVLMVSFLVKGNLPANMTVVLHPVAFAGWIGMFVTSLNLLPVGQLDGGHISKALFPNHSDSIARIVHLSLLLMGVLFWDGWFIWALLLIFLGVRHPPVLLPHIQLDERRTWFGYAAIVIFILTFVPAPFTVM from the coding sequence ATGAGGGATGTGAACCCCCGCCACGAGCGGCGTTGGATTCATTACGTTCTCTTCGCGGCGACCTTTATGACCACCACCGCCGCAGGCGCCCTGCAGGAGGGGATCAATCCCCTCGCGAACCCTTCCGGGCTCGCAAAAGGCCTTCCTTTTTCCCTTACCATCATGGCAATTCTTCTTGGCCATGAGATGGGGCATTACATAGCCTCATACCGCAACCATGTCCCCGCGACCCTTCCATACTTCATCCCTGCTCCATCCTTCATCGGGACTTTCGGCGCGGTTATCAGAATGAAAGGCGCCATCTGGGACAGGCGGACGTTGCTTGACATCGGTGCATCCGGGCCTATCGTCGGTTTTATCCTGGCCCTTCCAGCCCTGATCGTCGGGTTCGCGCTGTCGCCGGTGGTGGCCACCGGCCAGGGCGCTGGAGGGTTGGTCCTTGGGAACAGCCTCATGGTCCTTATGGTGAGTTTTCTGGTGAAGGGGAACCTGCCGGCAAACATGACGGTGGTGCTCCATCCAGTGGCATTTGCCGGATGGATCGGGATGTTCGTTACCTCCCTTAACCTCCTTCCTGTCGGGCAGTTGGACGGTGGACACATATCCAAGGCCCTCTTTCCGAACCATTCGGACAGTATTGCCAGGATCGTTCACCTGAGCCTGCTCCTGATGGGCGTTCTATTCTGGGACGGATGGTTCATCTGGGCGCTTCTTCTCATCTTCCTCGGCGTCCGGCATCCACCGGTCCTCCTTCCCCACATCCAACTGGATGAGAGACGGACCTGGTTCGGATACGCCGCCATCGTCATATTCATCCTGACATTCGTACCTGCGCCGTTCACAGTGATGTGA